DNA from Ananas comosus cultivar F153 linkage group 12, ASM154086v1, whole genome shotgun sequence:
gacatttaaaaacctacactttgcccccgtgtaaaataaaaaatattcacaggggaattacggtgtgtaaaatgaccattttgctcctcgccattgtcgtcttcttccctaTCTTCCTCAGCTGCCCCCTCGTTCGGCCGCGTTTctcacctcaatcggccgcgatttctctccatttccttctccacctactccccttctcctcctgcaccctcgccgccctcgatttcggcgacagtaagAGAAAACCGAGATGGGCGACAGTAGGAAaagggcaaagaaggcgaaggcgatgCGGCAGAGGACGGcaaaggggatgtgggtgagagcgaggcagtggaggacggcgaggcggcagCGAGACGGCAAGGCGGCGGCGAGGCAGCatgccggagggaggcgaagcaataGGGAGATGGCGGAGAGGTATTTTcagcataaaaatatattttttaacggaaccctaacggtaagagctgaagtgcacattttttattttacaggggataaagtatagatttttaaatgtcaggaagggaaagtgaaaaagcgagtTATTACAaagaggttttctgtaatttagcctattttaaAGTATTGAGTACAGTATATTAACTATCCAAACCCGATCTGGTCTGGGACATCTCTATATTAaactcataattttaaaaaaaatagtggacgTTTGTAATGATTCGAACTCTCATTCACAATTATACGGAAATCAATCTTTGACCTTGGTCGAGTTTGATTCGACTGAGAACGAAGTCGAATTCATGAAACTCACATGCATTCTCTTAACTTCTCAGTTCCAAACAGCCCCATGATATGTCTCCTACACTGAAAGAAAGAGGCACAGACGTGTTAAAGAAGACGCAGTGTTTGATTCGAAAATTtgtatttcaaatataaaataaaaaaaaaaaaaccgtcaCATATCATCCccataatttaatattttttattttaatattcaataatttaaagtatattattttaatactaTGTCGTTTTGTTTTGCTCCTTTCACTGCCCTCTCCGTTAACTTTTCAGATTAAAAccactaattaaaaaaaattctctataACTCTTTGCTGACAATAAATATTTGAGCTACAAACCACAAGAAGAgcaagattttctttttttcttttttttttatctctattcCAACTTCCAAGCTTTATAATTCTAAGCTTTCCCAACATACAACTCCAAAAGGAAATGATGTAACCTTATTGGACCTTCAGCGGGGACCAAAATTGAAGCATGTGGGAGCTAGCTTCTGGAACAGCTTTTCTACTTTAAGTGGCAATAACTGACAAATAAATAGTTGGAGAAATTGGCCGTGCCAAAGAGCTGCAACGAGCTTCAACGACCTTCGCAACCACAAAAGCAAGAACTTCAGTTGGACGTTTCTGCTGCAGCCTGAAGCTGTTGGGAAcatcacaaaaataaaataacaagatGCAAAAGCTGTTAGCGCTTCGAACAGCTCTACTTCAGGAGCATTTCAGTAGAAACAATCACAAGAAATAGATGTAGAACATTTCGCCACTTTGATGTTCCAAACTTATATACTCGTCGCAactgtaattttcgtttatttcataCTTCAATTCGAGTCGAGGCTACCTGTTGTAGGACACCGGGAGGTACGGCAGGTCTCCAAGCTGTTCCATCCGGCCCGTCCATTAGTGCGATCCCAGCATCAGCTAACTCCTTCCTGATCTCATCCGATCTCTCGTACTCTTTGTTTTCCCTCGCAGAAGTCCGCTCTTCGATCTTCTGTATAACTTGCTCTTCGGTTAAGGAAGCTCTTTTCAGCGCCTTTTCTCTCAATATCTGCAAAGCCTGAGAACAGGAGTTTCTCTACTTAAGAAATCAGAAGTTCCGAAAGTCAGACGAATATGCCTAAAAAATagtatgaaatttttttgcagCAGTAGCTAACATAGGCCTTTGGGTTCCCCCAAAAGAAAAACTCTAGTTTGAAACTTTTGCTTTAATTCTGCAAGAGCGAGAAGCTCTAAAGGAGATTTTAATGGAAAAACTAAAAGCGCTTCTCGTACAGTTGTACTCAAACATCATTTTTGTGCAAGCTCAGCTGGCCCTGATAGGGCATTAGGCACACTTTCATATAATGCAATATTACCAACCTCGTGATAACTCGGGGGCATCAATCCCAAAACACTCAGCACACTTCTTACTTCCTTTTCTAGAGCATAGAGGGACTCGAATCTTAGTTCCCTCTTCTTCCCCTGCTTAGGAAAACAAagcaaatgaataaaaataaattaaaattgaactCTTACAAAAAATGACATAACACTCGTTGCTTTTAAGAATCATTAGTTGAAATAGGTGAAGAATTAAAACTTCACCTTACGAGTATGCAGGAGATCGTTGATAATTTTTAGAGGCTCCGAAAGGGCAGCTAACACCACAGGAGTATGCAGATCATCAGACATTGATTTCTCAAAATCGCGACGAAGGTTTCGGATGCAATCTAAAACATCGCCAGGTAAAGAATCTTCAGGAATACTTCTATCTTGCCGTCCTAAGTTCTCTTCGCAATCATGCAAAGTCTACAACCATCAAGAGACAATAGTCAAACACAATCCCCAGAAGTTCAGCTTATTGACCAGGTTCGCCACACAAGCCGTGGAGTCGTGGACCACACTGTGCATTGCGCTTCATCTCATCTCTAACTACTGTTCCCCACCactttttggagaaaaataatttaaaagcggGAAAAAGCTGCAACTAACCATGAGGCAGGGATTGACAATAGAGATAGGATGGAGTTGCCGACCAATAAGTGCAGATATTGTCGACCAGGTCCAGACAATAAATTCTTCAAATGGAGGAACATATAGGGTTGCTATACCTGATAAATGTAGAATAACCTCTCAGATGCAATGTAAATCTGAGCATCTTCGTAGGTGACCGGAGACTTGTAATGTGTGCCAAGTAAGAAAAACCTCAAAGCAAGAGGATGGTGATCTTCTATGACCTGAGATGATTTGGAAATCTATTAACAAGTGAATAGTTACAACAATGAAAGAAAACCAATTACTGGGTAAATTACACCATGTTTTGCCAAACTTTTAGTGAAACCTCACTTTGGCGAGAAAACTTAAATTTGTCGCAATTGATGCACTGAACTCAATTATTGTTTCGATTGGGCTCGACTGTCAAACTTCATAAAATTCCACGGGATGGATGCTGTGGCACTTGAATCACAATAGCCTTGAGACGACATTTAGGTGTCATATCATAGCCACATCATCTCCTAGAGTCAACATGTCAGATGAATCAATTGCCACATCATCCATCTGTTAGGAAAAATAAACGGAGTTTGACACATACCCCGTGAAATTGAACTTCACTGCATAAATTGCAACAAATCGAAGCTCAGTGAGCTAAGTGAAATTTCAATAGGTGCAACAGTGAACTTCATCTTTTATTTCAAGCAAGCCATCCATCGAACTCCAATATTATTCTATGGATGGATAACACGGGCATTTGGTGCACAACAACCAACTGCCATGTCATTGCCATGCCATCCCACCAATAGGAAAATCAAGGGAGTTTGCTGGAGAGCCAGAGCCTGATTGAGGCAAGAAATCGAAGTTCCAAACATGCAAATCAAAGTTCAGTGATCCAAGCGAAATTTCACCCACAAATTATTGTTTTTGAACTACCTCTCGGATAGTGATGAAGTTGCCTTTTGATTTGGACATTTTATCACCCTTCACTTTAACAAAACCATTATGAATCCAATAGCTTATGTTGCTTTTGCTACAGGCTGCACAGCTCTGAGCAATTTCATTCTCATGGTGAGGAAATTTTAGGTCAT
Protein-coding regions in this window:
- the LOC109718703 gene encoding cysteine--tRNA ligase, chloroplastic/mitochondrial isoform X3 produces the protein MAYLQCLPPSFEPRVTDHINQIINMIKQILLNGYAYVIEGDVYFLVEKISAYGRLSGRKLEDNAPGERVEVDERKKNPADFALWKSAKEGEPSWDSPWGKGRPGWHIECSAMSATYLGHSFDIHGGGDDLKFPHHENEIAQSCAACSKSNISYWIHNGFVKVKGDKMSKSKGNFITIREVIEDHHPLALRFFLLGTHYKSPVTYEDAQIYIASERLFYIYQTLHDCEENLGRQDRSIPEDSLPGDVLDCIRNLRRDFEKSMSDDLHTPVVLAALSEPLKIINDLLHTRKGKKRELRFESLYALEKEVRSVLSVLGLMPPSYHEALQILREKALKRASLTEEQVIQKIEERTSARENKEYERSDEIRKELADAGIALMDGPDGTAWRPAVPPGVLQQLQAAAETSN
- the LOC109718703 gene encoding cysteine--tRNA ligase, chloroplastic/mitochondrial isoform X2; this translates as MATASLTRRSVVLLSSYPFPAPPRFPLQTLTLTLNPFFSHLKSPRSKRTPILSLSISSSASVFAANNGVTNGAPTESKPSTELHLYNTMTKQKELFRARVPGKVGMYVCGVTPYDLSHIGHARVYVTFDVLYRYLQYLGYDICYVRNFTDIDDKIIKRANELRENPLSLSSRFCDEFLSDMAYLQCLPPSFEPRVTDHINQIINMIKQSAKEGEPSWDSPWGKGRPGWHIECSAMSATYLGHSFDIHGGGDDLKFPHHENEIAQSCAACSKSNISYWIHNGFVKVKGDKMSKSKGNFITIREVIEDHHPLALRFFLLGTHYKSPVTYEDAQIYIASERLFYIYQTLHDCEENLGRQDRSIPEDSLPGDVLDCIRNLRRDFEKSMSDDLHTPVVLAALSEPLKIINDLLHTRKGKKRELRFESLYALEKEVRSVLSVLGLMPPSYHEALQILREKALKRASLTEEQVIQKIEERTSARENKEYERSDEIRKELADAGIALMDGPDGTAWRPAVPPGVLQQLQAAAETSN